In Bradysia coprophila strain Holo2 unplaced genomic scaffold, BU_Bcop_v1 contig_350, whole genome shotgun sequence, a genomic segment contains:
- the LOC119081068 gene encoding pre-mRNA-splicing factor Slu7, protein MVSQAPRIPVSQLLTDASNDEEPKKKSREDWRRQKELEEARKNGTFPAEVDEEGKDINPHIPQYISNAPWYYGTNGPTLKHQRPQHEEKDEFSAISEWYKRGVDTSKVVTKFRKGSCENCGAMTHKKVDCMERPRKIGAKYSGALMAYDEFVQPKIVSDYDGKRDRWAGYDPAAHKEIIEEYKKVEEAKQQIKADKLKNNPDAELSDEDEEEDEDKYVDEVDMPGTKVDSKQRITVRNLRIREDTAKYLRNLDPNSAYYDPKTRSMRDNPNPKVKPGDSDFAGENFVRFSGDTKKHSVAQIFAWEAYGKGVDVHLLAEPTKLEMLQHEYEKKKEEFKSATKDTILDKYGGEEHLKAPPKSLLLAQTEEYVEYSRSGKVLKGQEKHTNRSIYEEDVFINNHTTVFGSFWTNGNWGFKCCHSFIKNSYCVGESGKNQVIETESINHIPNIQIQSADEESSDEQVNSSAASEMASTSSKKKKNKKNKKKKKKSKSKDVDSLEKALDAEEKHLEKVSELLSMDERKRPYNSMFDVKQPTEHEVEAYLMKRRRDDDPMLQFMDK, encoded by the coding sequence ATGGTATCGCAAGCTCCACGAATACCCGTATCACAACTGCTAACAGATGCGTCCAATGATGAAGAGCCGAAGAAGAAATCCCGTGAAGATTGGCGAAGGCAAAAGGAACTTGAGGAAGCACGAAAAAATGGTACGTTTCCAGCTGAAGTCGACGAAGAAGGCAAGGACATAAATCCCCATATTCCGCAATACATTTCCAATGCTCCGTGGTATTATGGAACCAATGGCCCAACATTAAAACATCAACGGCCACAACATGAAGAAAAAGATGAATTTTCGGCAATTAGTGAATGGTACAAGCGCGGTGTGGATACAAGCAAGGTGGTGACGAAATTTCGCAAAGGATCTTGTGAAAACTGTGGCGCAATGACACATAAAAAGGTTGATTGTATGGAGAGGCCGAGAAAGATTGGCGCTAAATATTCCGGGGCATTGATGGCCTACGATGAATTCGTTCAACCAAAAATTGTGTCCGATTACGATGGGAAACGTGATCGTTGGGCTGGCTACGATCCGGCCGCACACAAGGAAATCATTGAAGAATATAAGAAAGTGGAAGAGGCAAAGCAGCAAATCAAAGCGGACAAACTGAAAAACAATCCAGACGCAGAACTTTCCGATGAGGATGAAGAAGAGGATGAGGACAAATATGTGGACGAAGTCGACATGCCTGGAACGAAAGTGGATTCTAAGCAACGGATTACAGTTCGAAATCTACGTATTCGTGAAGACACTGCAAAGTATCTGCGGAATTTGGATCCGAATTCAGCGTACTATGACCCGAAAACCCGGTCGATGAGAGACAATCCGAATCCGAAAGTAAAACCCGGCGATTCGGATTTTGCtggtgaaaattttgttcgattttctGGTGACACGAAAAAGCATTCGGTTGCTCAAATATTCGCGTGGGAAGCTTACGGTAAAGGCGTCGATGTACATTTACTGGCCGAACCAACAAAACTGGAAATGCTCCAGCATGAATATGAGAAAAAGAAGGAGGAGTTCAAGTCAGCAACGAAAGACACAATTTTGGATAAGTACGGCGGTGAAGAACATTTAAAGGCTCCACCAAAGTCATTACTGCTCGCTCAAACAGAGGAATACGTTGAATATTCACGAAGTGGTAAGGTGTTAAAGGGACAAGAGAAGCACACAAATCGTAGTATCTACGAAGAGGACGTTTTCATCAACAACCATACGACAGTTTTCGGATCGTTTTGGACGAACGGAAATTGGGGATTCAAATGCTGCCACTCATTCATCAAAAACTCCTACTGCGTCGGGGAATCCGGTAAAAATCAAGTAATTGAAACAGAAAGCATCAATCACATCCCGAACATTCAGATTCAGTCTGCCGACGAGGAAAGTTCCGATGAACAGGTCAATTCATCTGCTGCAAGCGAAATGGCTTCGACATCGtccaaaaagaagaaaaacaaaaagaataaaaagaagaagaagaagtctAAGTCTAAAGATGTAGATTCGTTGGAAAAAGCATTGGACGCAGAAGAGAAACACTTGGAGAAAGTGTCAGAATTGCTGAGTATGGATGAAAGAAAGCGACCATATAACAGTATGTTTGATGTTAAACAACCCACGGAACATGAGGTGGAAGCATATTTGATGAAGAGGCGAAGAGATGATGATCCAATGTTGCAATTTATGGATAAATAA